In Hippocampus zosterae strain Florida chromosome 21, ASM2543408v3, whole genome shotgun sequence, the genomic window gacacacacacacacacacatagatccGTCACGTGCTCATGAAATTGAGTGCGGGTGCATTTTATTCTTCAAAGatcattttcatgaatgcacaCCAAAACAAGCTCACATGCTATATTTCAGACACATTGAAATATTTGGGGgcttattttgtatttcctgaTTTGACGAAATTGGGCGACACGGcccacctcacagtgccgaggttgcgggttcgattctgggccccggccttgctgtgtgaactttgcatgctctccctccCCgcacctgcgtggcttttctccgggtacagaAAGCCCGTACGCGTCTGCCTCCCATGGGGCGTCCCCATCGAGGCGGCATCTGCATTGGGGGGGCGAGGGCGTTCCTAATCAAGTGTCGCCCGGCTCCTGATTGGCTGGCGTCCCAAATGAGGATGAAAAGCACAGCTGCAACTTTAAGACTCCTCCTCTCCACCCCCCCGTGGCTCTCAATGGTCTCTTCCAGctcgcctcctcttcctccacttcctcttcttcctggaGATCTTGTCCGCCAAGCGCCACGGGAACCATGTCGTCGTGGGCACGTCGTTCGCGACCATGATGACGAAGAAGGTGCCGCGGGGGGGGCCGTCGGCGGCAGTGGAAGCGCGCCGGCCGCGCCTTCGTCACGCCGCGCGGAAGCACCACTGAGAGCGGCCAGCTcgctttttgcttttgctttcctTTCTCGATGCCTTTTTGATTTGGCAAGCAGGTGCGTGCCCGATCTGCACACGAGCTGAGCGTCGGGCATCGTGAACGCGCACGCAGAGAAGGTAAGCGCGCGCTACTGACCTACATCGCCAAGGTGATCGTGTGCATCCGCGTGTGCGTGCTTGACATTGGtgggagggaggacgaggaggggggggggggcggcggctgcGGGGGGGGGCTTGTCGGTATGATGTAATGCACTTGAGACAATAGCCAAGCGTGCTCCCCCGCCGAACGCAAACGCACGCACGCGTACTCTACCGCCGGGTGGTTTGGATGAATGAACACGCCCCCGCTCGCGCGCACACGCATGAAGCACGCGTTCACGTGCACGCGCGGGTCAATGGCCGCAGGCCGACGGGAGACGTCATGACCTAAAACACGCGATACTGGCAGGCTCTTGTCATACGTGAAGCgatcacgcacgcgcgcgcacacacacacacagactcagaCTGAAAGGCCGCATCGATGTCCTTATTTTCGAATGAACACCCGCACGTCAATTACTGCGTGCGCGGGTGTTCACTTTCTGCatctgtcccaatacttttgtgggTGTTGCATAGCCGCCGCACGCACAAATATTGGGCCACTTtgagtcaacacacacacacacacacacacacaagccccccccccccacccctggatGTGTCCTCGTGCTTTAGTGGGAATGACGCTTCCACGCTTGCTACACAGAGAGCCCGATTGTTTGTTGACGAGGCAGAAATGCGAAGCTCGTTAGCTCGGATTGAAAATCAAGAGTAGGATGTATTTTGATTGGATGAGACGGGAGCGACTTGACAGGTTGTTTGTTGGCGAGCAGGCGCCTTTTTGAATCATTGCGAGTACTCGCTACAATCTGCTCCTCTCCATTCATGAAtacagcgcacacacacacacacacacacacgcgcgcatgcaGAGCGTAGCTAATGTTGAGGCCCCAAAACATTTCCTTTTAGGGACGGACTGACTGATGGATTGACCTTTGGGGCCCTTTAATTAGCGTTGGCATTTTGGCCGTCTCGATGAGCGCGTGTCAAATGTTGCTCGCCGAATTGCGAAGGTTCACTGATGTTTAGCTCGTATTCGTTTGCGTCAGCATCGAAATCTTGACTCGGTTGGCGTTTGGGCAGCAGACGATGACCGAAATGGAACGATTGATTGAAAATTTCTGACCTGACCCTTgacctgacctttgaccttacCGATCCATTTGGAATGCAGTCGGCGAGCCGGCACGCTCCGCCGCTGAAACGTTAGCGGCCGAATAGCGAGACGGAGGGACTCCCGCCAGAGCGTCTCGCAATCTTGCCTGAACCCGCCGGGACGCGGGCCCGACACGACCCGGGACCTGGGTTGGCGCGAGGGCGGCGTCTGATCGGCATCTTAGCGTGGCCGCAGCGCCGCCTACGATgcctttgcaccccccccccccgtgaccgAGGTTCCGTTGGTGCCAAATGTAGGCCGAACACGCTTGTCGCGCTCGCGCTTGCTAGCCCCGTCGGCCGCGCTGTCGCTATTCGTCGTGGCGGTCGGGCCGAGATGAGCTTGAGAGGACGCGGCCTAATTTGTTTGATTTGGGGACGGGCGTTCAGAAGAGGTCAGAGTGCGACGGTTCTCTCGGCATGAAATccgaatacccccccccccacacccccgcttGACGTTTTCCCGCACGTTTGCTTTTCAGCGGCAAGATGATGTGCGAGGTGATGCCCACCATCAGCGAGGACGCGGCGCCGAGCCAGCGCGGCTCGCAGAGCGGCTCGTCCGACCCGGACTCGCACTTTGAGCAGCTGATGGTCAACATGCTGGACGAGCGCGACCGCCTGCTGGACACGCTGAGGGAGACGCAGGAGAGCCTGGCCCTGTCCCAGCAGCACCTGCAGGACGTCATCTACGACCGAGATTCGCTGCAGAGGCAGCTCAGCTCCGCCCTGCCGCAGGTAGGatgccgcccccccaccccccaccccccgcgtccGTTTTGGGAGTCCGAGTCGCTATGGAGCGGTTCGGGTTTTAATTGACGTGAGAGATACCGATGACACAGATGGCTCGTCAAGCAATTTGGAGGCCCTTACGAGCAATCGGTCAAGGCCGGTTGGGCCAAggctaacgttagcatccgTTCCTTCACGACGGCATTTTAGCGTCTCGGACTTTTTGACGCAAAAGAGCCGACGGGGCAGGGAAGCTTCCTTGAAATCATCGCTACGAAGCAAATCTTGGAGTGAAAGAAGCCTCCACATTCGTAGCGGGgcccggggtggggggtgggggcataaATGTTGTAGTCCCGTGGCAACTGGTTGACCGCAGCAGCGCGTCATTCGCACAGCACTTAGAAAAATGTTGCCATTGTTTTCCCCGACAAAGAGGCGTTTGACCGCCGCCGAGGGCCTCGACTCGCATCACAGGTTTGGCCGCAAAGAGTTGGAAGGGATCGGCAATAAAAGAGGCTAATGGATGTCAACGCCACCTTGGCGCGCTAATCGGCTAGCTGGAAAGATGCGCGGAGGAAGGGTCCGACGTGCGCGAGTGAGGCGGCAGCGTGACGCGCAGCCGCATGAGTgacggctaaaaaaaaaaataaaataagtaggTCACGACCAAACGTCGCCTCTGTTGAGAAGCaaccaaagattaaaaaaaaaaaaacggtgagtTTTGCAAGGAATGGACGCTCACTAGCCACGCGGGTTGTCCTCTTTTAGCATTAGCCACGCGTCGCACCCATGACAACTGGAGGCATGCGACACAGATGACTTTTATCAGCCGGCGCTTGTCACGCGAGCTGGTTCGACACGATTAGCGTGAGCCCGAGGCCTAAACAATTTTGATAACAAACGGCAGCCAGACCGAGACCATAGGCTGGCGCGCCTTCGCGTGCATTAAGCATGAGCGCCGCTTCAAAACGCAGTCGCAGGCTGGCGTCGGCTTATTTGAATGGCAAACAAATGCTGCCATCTTTCAAATGTTCAATGTTGCTTCTCCGAATAGCGGCACCCGTGATCCACCAGATATTTTTAACTTTcaatcgtttttcttttttaaacacccTTTGACGCATGAGAGAAGAATAAAGctcattgatctttttttttcttttcgttaggtttttttttccttttccaaaaATCGTTTTATGGTTAGAAGAGCTGAAAGCATCCGCGTGTTCGTCATCCACTTGGATGCTGCTGTTCAGTGACCAGACGAGGTATTACACCCAGAACGTTTCTGTTTAaatgtcttggggggggggggggaacagtcCGGGTAGTTCTCTTCCTCAGAGAACACGACGTCCAcaatttcccccaaaacattCTGACACTTTGCATCATGGCGCAAGATGTAATGTAATTTTTCAATTGGATTATTTTGACGTCGTCAAGTAGCGGAAGTATTTTGTTCAATACCAATGGCGTCCCGAAGAGGGCGCCATAGGACTTTGAAAGTGCGCCCCAAGCTGCCCAATGATTCAAACTGACCTTCAGCTTGGAATTTGGGTCTCCCAAACCGCCTTTTGGTGAGCACTGAAGGAATATAACCAAAACTCAACTCGGCTTGCTTCATAGAGGACAGTGAAACACTGCGCAAAGGAACACATTGTTCCCCTTATCTTTTCCCGAGTGTGTTCGTGACAAAAATCCACATCCTATTTTTTGCTGTGATGTAACTTGGACTTTGCGCAGGCTCTCTAAACCACATTTTGGTGATTTATGTCCAAGGTTTCTGCGTTTTCATCTCCAAATCTTGTTAGACTTGCTGGCACAAAGTCCTCCtgttatagtgtgtgtgtgtgtgttcttaatGTGAGCGCGCGCCTTCGTGAGGGGGCGTTAATGAGGAACTTATGAGCTCGCCTCCTCTtcctttttctcttcctcttgcCTGTCGTCAATCGCAAGACTGATGAGGCTCAAGTTGCAAATAAAGTAGAGAGAAGCGGTGggaggaaactttttttttttttgctgtgttgcACTTGCTGCAAATgaaaaaatgagacagaaactCCTCCAGGATAAATGGCGTCAATAAGaccggggttggggggggggggttgctcccTCGATTgcctcttttttaatttaagcaattctttattttttgaagagtaaaaataaggccttagtatttatttattgattgtctGGAGCGACTGTCAACCAGAGCAAAATCGGAGTCTCTGGCGCCACCTGTTGCCGTGGCGTGCACACGACAGCCTTTCTTTTCGTTGCCCTTCTGGAAAATGACCGACGTCACGTGCGTGTCGGTTGCAAAGTCTTTGTCCGACACTGTCATGATTCGTCGCAGTCGCGCATATCTTGatgatttcattattttttgttgttgttgttgtactgcGTCTGTTGTGGTTCCTCTTGCAGCTGATTGGTTCGCGAAGAGGAAGAaggggtggagtgggggggggggaggcgcgCAGAAAGGGGGAGGCGGGTGGTGGCTGCCGGTTGCTGGGTCGTGCTTAATGCGCGCAGAGCCGCCGCCGTTGCAGTCGGAGCCGCGGCGCGTCTCTGCCACGCAGCCTTGATGGTCGCGATTCCTCTTCGGCCTCTCGGATGCCGCGCGGCTCGCTCGGGCGCGCCGCCGCCTAGCGCGCGCTCGTGCTCGCGTGCCGATTGGGAAgatcttatttttctttttttgggtggggtgagggggaaACCTTTTGTTTGCTCGGCGGCGGTCATGCCCGGATCTGGGATGTTGTTGTAGTTGGCTCGGATTATGATTTTCTCCGAGGTGAGCGCGGGGGGCAACTGCCCCAAGGCGCACCCGCCCAACGGCACCAGGTTCTACACTTTCCAGGCAAGTCACGTGACTTCTGCCCTCCGAAACTTCGTTGCGTCGATCGgcttctattttttatttctttccggTGACACGTTATTTTCATTTGAGATTTGTCGTTTTATTCATTGATttccatttttgcagcattttctgTTTGTGTTACTTTGATTGCAttgttttcgttttgttttaggCCATCGATGTGTTTATTCAtgcatttgaaatgtaaatgttgatatttatttgaatcgcatttattttggtttttattgTAATGATTGATTGGCAAAATGCCTGATCTGAGTTGGCATCCATCACCACCGCAATttcatagcccccccccccctcccagttgCTCCATTCTCATCAAGGTGTGTCTTAGGTGTCAATCCCACCCACAATCTCACGCCGCTGACACTTCCGTCACGGCAGCTTGTTTGCGCAAAACccggattgggggggggggcactgatgGAGACCAATGTTTTCCGCCAAGTGGGTTTGGGCAGTCAACGAGCCACGAGAGGAGCTCGACTCGCCTTGCGGACGAGGTCAATGCAGCTTGCAAGTTTGACGTTTTGCATTTTGCGTTAGCGTTAAGCTAACGGACGTTCTCGAGACGATTTCGAACAGACCCGAGATGCTTCGGCGGCAGCGCTTCAAAAACATCCCTCGACCTTGAACTCCAAATGGCCGTGTTTGACGGGCGTCAATCAAGCGTGCGACGTGGCAGACTGACATTTGCGCCGCGGGGCCGTTAAGCGCCGCCATTGGCGCCGCCTGACGCGTCGCAAATTGGAACCAAAGGCGCCTGCGCGCAAATGAGGGCGGACGTGATCGATGCGCGCCGAACCGCCGATGGAAGCCTTTGACCTTTCTGTTTGCTCGCGTGACGACGACGATTGCGCACGCGGCCGTTGCGCTCTTGACTGCGCGTGCCGAACGATGGGGGCCTTTGGCCTATtttccatcttgttttttttaatcggtgtTTGAAATCCACGCGGGGCAGATGGGCAATGCAGTTTGACCCACATTGGATTCCATCGCGATTAAAAGGATGAGCGAGCTTTCCACTGCAAGAACcgccggaccccccccccccccacacccctcaccCTCCCTCCGTTGTGCCATAAATGTTGTCCTCGCGATGCTAACTAGTTAGCTCTGTAGCGGATGTATGAATCGCAGCCGTCAGCCCTTCAAGCCTCTGTTGCCGTGGCGACAAAGACGAGCGCTCCTCGATGATGCGCCTGGGCCGCACCCGCTTGATGTCTGCCAGTACAAGAGGGAGCGGCTAAAACCGCCAAAATGGCGAGATGGAGCGGCGCTCGGAATTGGAAGAAGACTCCCCCCCGAGGGGGAAATTGGCTCGCGGCCTCACCCAAATGCGCTCTTTGCTACGAAAGCCGACCAGCTTAGCGTTTGCTAACGTAGCGTCAAAAGCTTCCACTGCTAGCGGCAATCGTTTTTCGGGATGGCCGAGTATCCGTCGCCCGATTCCAAGATGGCGGTCCTCCCGACGGCCGACAAAGCGCTTTTCCAAGTGAATCGCATCCTTGGCCGAAAAATTTGCGAAGCCCTCCAAACGTTCCCGACGAACTTCCGAGCCGAGTTTGAGAGGTTCCGTGCTTCGCCATGGTAACGGAGCTGCGGTTGCCACGGCGATGAGCGCGGCGGCATGCCAACGAGGAGATCCTCTGTTTGTTCTCCTCCAGTGCTGCGGTTTCCCTTCTCAATCGGGGATTCGTTTGGGTTCAAatgcatttgattgtttttttttgggggggggggccgcctgCCCGTCCAACTGTGGCACTTGAGGGGGAGTTGGCAGCTCTTGACACACGACTGAGCAGCGCCGCGAGCTTTCAGGAGGCTTTCCTGGCGTGGGGCAACGCTCTCGCTAACGGGCCAGGAAcaagttcaccccccccccccccacactcccacCCTCCACCCGCGGTCGTGTTTTGGCCGTCCGCCTGACGTGTGATCTTCTCTCCACATCTTATTTAGGAGTTTGCGTCGCTCACCAAGGAGCTCAACGCCTGCCGGGAGCAGCTGCTGGAGAAGGAAGAGGAGATCTCGGAGCTGAAGGCCGAGAGGAACAACACCAGGGTGCGTTTtgcaaacggaaaaaaaaaaaaaaaccccaactggAGCCCAAAAGGAACGAGCGGTGGTTGTGTTGCGCAGTTGCTGTTGGAGCACCTGGAATGTCTGGTGTCGCGGCACGAGCGCTCGCTGCGCATGACGGTGGTCAAGAGGCAGGCGCAGTCGCCCTCGGGCGTCTCCAGCGAGGTGGAGGTCCTCAAGGCCCTCAAGTCCTTGTTTGAACACCACAAAGCCCTCGACGAGAAGGTGCGGCGCGCAAACATCAATcacctttattttttaaaaatgttttcccaaCGATTGTTTTCCCGGTGAAGGTGCGCGAGCGACTGCGCGTGTCGCTGGAGAGGGTGTCCGCCTTGGAGGAGGAGCTTACGGCAGCCAACCAGGAGGTAGGAAAAGTTGTCAGCCAACCTTTGctacaaaaagaaaaccttGGGAATGATCCAAGGATCGGTGCTTTTTCGTCACACttgtacgcccccccccctcccgggccCCCCGCCTGCAGATCGTGGCCTTACGCGAGCAGAATGCTCACATCCAGAGGAAGGTGGCGTCGGGCGAAGCCGGCGACGACGTCCCGGAGGGAGGCGAGGCGCAGCCGAAGGTCCGCGGCAAGGTCtgctgaccccccccctccccatcccccgccccccccccccccccggcatggCACACTCACTTCTGTCGCCGTCCCCAGCGGCTGTCCAACGGCTCGCTGGAGTCGGCGCGCGAGGCGGGCCAAGTGGCGGAGCTGCAGGACCTGCTGGAGAAGCAGAACTACGAGCTGGCGCAGATGAAGGAGCGCatgtcgtcgctgtcgtcgcgcgtCTCCGAGGTGGAGCAGGAGCTGGAGACGGCCCGCAAGGACCTCATCAAGTCCGAGGAGATGAACAGCAAGTACCAGCGGGACATCAAAGAGGTGACCAATGcgcgcgggagggggggggagcgaCTCGGGGTCGGCCGGCGTTTTTGGACCTTGTCGTCCGCCGTTTGCAGGCCATGTGCCAGAAGGAGGACATGGAGGAGCGCATCGTCACGCTGGAGAAGCGCTACCTGAGCGCCCAGCGCGAGTCCACATCGGTGCACGACATCAACGACAAGCTGGAGAACGAGCTGGCCAACAAGGAGGCCTTCCTCAGGCAGGTGGGTCTCGccgcgcaaccccccccccccccgtcgccgctttttttttttttttccttttccaaatTTTGCTTTGGCTGGCCGCAGATGGAGGAGAAGAACCGGCAGCTGCAAGAGAGGCTGGAGCTGGCCGAGCAGAAGCTGCAGCAGACCATGCGCAAGGCCGAGACGCTGCCCGAGGTGGAGGCCGAGCTGGCCCAGAGGATCGCCGCGCTCACCAAGGTCACGCCCCCCCAAAGCAAAAGCTTCTTTCCTTCCGAGAAGAAAGCGGCACGCCCAAagtcgcccccctcccccatttagAATTGTTTGGGCCattttgaaggttttttttccccttttgaaatttgaaatgctGATTTTAGCATTTTTGCAAAGTCaagggcacatttttttttgttggggggggggggggtaatttttcTGCAGGTGGCTTTCTCCAGAAAAGCTTGTCAAATGTCAAGGTGCAAAATGTGGCCTTTTGGTTTTTGTGTGAGCCTCAGATGTGTGGCTGAGAGCAGATGTGCGTTGTAGGCAGAAGAGCGTCACGGCAACGTCGAGGAGCGCATGCGCCACCTGGAATGCCAGCTGGAGGAGAAAAACCAGGAGCTGCTACGGGTGAGCGCCGAGGGAGGGGGGCCGCCACTCTCCCGAGCGTCGCTCATCTCCTCCGTctcctccccccccgcccccttgcaGGCTCGCCAGCGAGAGAAGATGAACGAGGAGCACAACAAGCGTCTCTCGGACACGGTGGACCGCCTCCTCACCGAGTCCAACGAGCGCTTGCAGCTGCACCTGAAGGAACGCATGGCGGCGCTGGAAGAGAAGGTTCCCTCCCGACCGCGCTCTCGCTCCGCTCCTCCTTTTCTCCTCAcccgggttttgttttgttttgggggcggggtcggggggggtgcCTCCAGAATTTACTCATCCAAGACTCGGAGGGCTACAGGAAGCGGTACGAGGAGTCCTTACACGAGAAGGTGAGCGTCATCGAGTCGGCCGGACCAATGGACGCCGTCTGATTATTTTTGGCTTGCAGACGCATTTGGCCGAGGAAATTGAAAAGCTGCGGTCGGAGCTGGACCAGTTCAGGTTGAGGGCGGGATCCCTCACGGAGCCCACCATGTCGCGGTTAGGCTGATTGTGGTTTTTTTAtaccgcccccccgccccccatttgCACAATGTCAAGCGTCAACTCTTGCGCAGGTCTCACCTGGACACTTCGGGCGAGCTCCGGTTCTCCCTGGGCTCCCTGGCCGAGACCCAGTCGGACCACTACCGCTCGGCCAAGGTCATACGGAGGCCCAGGCGAGGTCGCGTGGGCCTGCGCGAAAGCAAGGTGAGGAGAAATAATGACATCACactcaactctttttttttttttggtcttgttttcGTCTTTTTCCGTCGATTCCAAATACAAAATCGAGCAAAGGATTCATTGGCAAAGCCGCGCACGCCCCCTGGTGGCCTTTCCGTTTATTTTCTCAGGCCAAGTCTCTGGGCGAGCAAGAGTGGCGCTCGCAGCAGCTGGGCGTGGCGGGCGGCGCCCACCATTTTGAGAGCGACACGGAGATGTCCGACATGGACGACGACGACCGGGAGACGCTCTTCAGCTCCATGGACCTGCTCTCGCCCGGCGGCCACTCGGACGCGCAAACTTTGGCCATGATGCTTCAGGAGCAGCTGGACGCCATCAACAAGGAGATCCGGTGGGTGGACTCGGTGCGCGGCCGCGCTGGTGCTTTGGATGCTGAAGGCGTACGCCCCCcccgacaccccccaccccccatctgcAGGCTGATCCAGGAGGAGAAGGAGTCGACGGAGCTGCGCGCCGAGGAGATTGAGAGCCGCGTGGCCAGCGTCAGCCTGGAGGGGCTCAACCTGGCCCGcatgcacccccacccccaccaccaccaccaccacggggCCTCAATCACCGCCTCGGCCACCGCCTCCTCCCTGGCGTCCTCCTCGCCGCCCAGCGGGCACTCCACCCCCAAGCTGGACCCCCGCAGCCCCGCCCGGGACATGGAGCGCATGGGGGTCATGACCCTGGTACGGTATGAGCCCGCTCCAACCGACCTCACCTTCTTCCTCACCGCGGAAAAAAGCAACTCGGTGACAAACGTCGGCGCCGGTGCCTCTCCTTTGTCTCCCGACAGCCCAGCGATTTGCGGAAACACAGGAGAAAGGTGCGGCGCGCGGACGCTCCGGCGCTTGGCTTTAGATTGACGTGTCGGCAGTTGACGTTTTGACCGTCCACCAATCAGATCGCGGCGGTGGAAGACGACGGGCGCGAGGACAAGGCCACCATCAAATGCGAGACGTCTCCGCCCGCCACGCCGCGCAGCGCCCGGATGACGCGCACCCTCCCGGCGTCCTCGCACAACGACGCCCGAGGGTaggccaccccccgccccccgccccctccctagCCGAAACGCCTTCTCCGCACTGTGCCTCCTCCGCAGCCTGGAAGGCCCCCCGAGCAGCGCGGCCAGCAGCCAGGACTCTCTGCACAAGCAGCCCAAGAAGAAAGGCATCAAGTCGTCCATCGGCCGCCTCTTCGGCAAGAAGGAGAAGGGCCGGCCGGCGCGGCCGCCGCACAGACACCTCGCGCCGGATCCGCAAGGTCGGTCGCCCGATTCGCGCACCCCCCCCCTGAAAATACGACTCGTCCGTGAGCGGCCTGCCATTGGTCCGCAGCCATCGCCGCGGAGTCGGAGGGGGCGGGCCAGGACGCGGGGCCGGGCAAGCTGGGCGCGCAGGCCGACAGGGACCGCCGCTTGAGAAAGAAGTAAGCTTGGCCCTTTTTTGGGAATGGGGAAATTTGCTCGGCATGTCcatcgcccccccccttccaaaaaaTCATTTGATGAAGTGGGCGGAGCGTGTCCGGCGAGGTGTTTGTCTTGCCTAACCATGAATGCCCTTTGCCCTGCGTGTAGTCATGCCCTCTCCGCCGCacggattccccccccccccatgccccacCCCCCATGCATGCCGGCCAGCTAGCTGCCTGCTCCTCAACTCCCCATTTGGGCATCTTGCTCCATCGCTGTGCTctgg contains:
- the ppfia2 gene encoding liprin-alpha-2 isoform X1 translates to MMCEVMPTISEDAAPSQRGSQSGSSDPDSHFEQLMVNMLDERDRLLDTLRETQESLALSQQHLQDVIYDRDSLQRQLSSALPQEFASLTKELNACREQLLEKEEEISELKAERNNTRLLLEHLECLVSRHERSLRMTVVKRQAQSPSGVSSEVEVLKALKSLFEHHKALDEKVRERLRVSLERVSALEEELTAANQEIVALREQNAHIQRKVASGEAGDDVPEGGEAQPKVRGKRLSNGSLESAREAGQVAELQDLLEKQNYELAQMKERMSSLSSRVSEVEQELETARKDLIKSEEMNSKYQRDIKEAMCQKEDMEERIVTLEKRYLSAQRESTSVHDINDKLENELANKEAFLRQMEEKNRQLQERLELAEQKLQQTMRKAETLPEVEAELAQRIAALTKAEERHGNVEERMRHLECQLEEKNQELLRARQREKMNEEHNKRLSDTVDRLLTESNERLQLHLKERMAALEEKNLLIQDSEGYRKRYEESLHEKTHLAEEIEKLRSELDQFRLRAGSLTEPTMSRSHLDTSGELRFSLGSLAETQSDHYRSAKVIRRPRRGRVGLRESKAKSLGEQEWRSQQLGVAGGAHHFESDTEMSDMDDDDRETLFSSMDLLSPGGHSDAQTLAMMLQEQLDAINKEIRLIQEEKESTELRAEEIESRVASVSLEGLNLARMHPHPHHHHHHGASITASATASSLASSSPPSGHSTPKLDPRSPARDMERMGVMTLPSDLRKHRRKIAAVEDDGREDKATIKCETSPPATPRSARMTRTLPASSHNDARGLEGPPSSAASSQDSLHKQPKKKGIKSSIGRLFGKKEKGRPARPPHRHLAPDPQAIAAESEGAGQDAGPGKLGAQADRDRRLRKKHELLEEARRKGLPFAQWDGPTVVAWLELWLGMPAWYVAACRANVKSGAIMSALSDTEIQREIGISNPLHRLKLRLAIQEMVSLTSPSAPPTSRTPSGNVWVTHEEMETMAAPSKTKSQSDEGSWAQTLAYGDMNHEWIGNEWLPSLGLPQYRSYFMECLVDARMLDHLTKKDLRVHLKMVDSFHRTSLQYGIMCLKKLNYDRKELERRRETSQHEMRDVLVWSNERVVRWVQSIGLRDYAGILHESGVHGALVALDDNFDYSSLALLLQIPNQNTQARQILEREYNNLLALGTERRLDECDDKDFRGPSWRRQFPPRDVHGISMMPGSAETLPAGFRLTATSGRSRRLPPDAGALPIQRLDSSTVRTYSC
- the ppfia2 gene encoding liprin-alpha-2 isoform X2, which translates into the protein MMCEVMPTISEDAAPSQRGSQSGSSDPDSHFEQLMVNMLDERDRLLDTLRETQESLALSQQHLQDVIYDRDSLQRQLSSALPQEFASLTKELNACREQLLEKEEEISELKAERNNTRLLLEHLECLVSRHERSLRMTVVKRQAQSPSGVSSEVEVLKALKSLFEHHKALDEKVRERLRVSLERVSALEEELTAANQEIVALREQNAHIQRKVASGEAGDDVPEGGEAQPKVRGKRLSNGSLESAREAGQVAELQDLLEKQNYELAQMKERMSSLSSRVSEVEQELETARKDLIKSEEMNSKYQRDIKEAMCQKEDMEERIVTLEKRYLSAQRESTSVHDINDKLENELANKEAFLRQMEEKNRQLQERLELAEQKLQQTMRKAETLPEVEAELAQRIAALTKAEERHGNVEERMRHLECQLEEKNQELLRARQREKMNEEHNKRLSDTVDRLLTESNERLQLHLKERMAALEEKNLLIQDSEGYRKRYEESLHEKTHLAEEIEKLRSELDQFRLRAGSLTEPTMSRSHLDTSGELRFSLGSLAETQSDHYRSAKVIRRPRRGRVGLRESKAKSLGEQEWRSQQLGVAGGAHHFESDTEMSDMDDDDRETLFSSMDLLSPGGHSDAQTLAMMLQEQLDAINKEIRLIQEEKESTELRAEEIESRVASVSLEGLNLARMHPHPHHHHHHGASITASATASSLASSSPPSGHSTPKLDPRSPARDMERMGVMTLPSDLRKHRRKIAAVEDDGREDKATIKCETSPPATPRSARMTRTLPASSHNDARGLEGPPSSAASSQDSLHKQPKKKGIKSSIGRLFGKKEKGRPARPPHRHLAPDPQAIAAESEGAGQDAGPGKLGAQADRDRRLRKKHELLEEARRKGLPFAQWDGPTVVAWLELWLGMPAWYVAACRANVKSGAIMSALSDTEIQREIGISNPLHRLKLRLAIQEMVSLTSPSAPPTSRTPSGNVWVTHEEMETMAAPSKTKSQSDEGSWAQTLAYGDMNHEWIGNEWLPSLGLPQYRSYFMECLVDARMLDHLTKKDLRVHLKMVDSFHRTSLQYGIMCLKKLNYDRKELERRRETSQHEMRDVLVWSNERVVRWVQSIGLRDYAGILHESGVHGALVALDDNFDYSSLALLLQIPNQNTQARQILEREYNNLLALGTERRLDECDDKDFRGPSWRRQFPPRDVHGISMMPGSAETLPAGFRLTATSGRSRRLPPDAGALPIQRLDSSTAQF
- the ppfia2 gene encoding liprin-alpha-2 isoform X9, with product MIFSEVSAGGNCPKAHPPNGTRFYTFQEFASLTKELNACREQLLEKEEEISELKAERNNTRLLLEHLECLVSRHERSLRMTVVKRQAQSPSGVSSEVEVLKALKSLFEHHKALDEKVRERLRVSLERVSALEEELTAANQEIVALREQNAHIQRKVASGEAGDDVPEGGEAQPKVRGKRLSNGSLESAREAGQVAELQDLLEKQNYELAQMKERMSSLSSRVSEVEQELETARKDLIKSEEMNSKYQRDIKEAMCQKEDMEERIVTLEKRYLSAQRESTSVHDINDKLENELANKEAFLRQMEEKNRQLQERLELAEQKLQQTMRKAETLPEVEAELAQRIAALTKAEERHGNVEERMRHLECQLEEKNQELLRARQREKMNEEHNKRLSDTVDRLLTESNERLQLHLKERMAALEEKNLLIQDSEGYRKRYEESLHEKTHLAEEIEKLRSELDQFRLRAGSLTEPTMSRSHLDTSGELRFSLGSLAETQSDHYRSAKVIRRPRRGRVGLRESKAKSLGEQEWRSQQLGVAGGAHHFESDTEMSDMDDDDRETLFSSMDLLSPGGHSDAQTLAMMLQEQLDAINKEIRLIQEEKESTELRAEEIESRVASVSLEGLNLARMHPHPHHHHHHGASITASATASSLASSSPPSGHSTPKLDPRSPARDMERMGVMTLPSDLRKHRRKIAAVEDDGREDKATIKCETSPPATPRSARMTRTLPASSHNDARGLEGPPSSAASSQDSLHKQPKKKGIKSSIGRLFGKKEKGRPARPPHRHLAPDPQAIAAESEGAGQDAGPGKLGAQADRDRRLRKKHELLEEARRKGLPFAQWDGPTVVAWLELWLGMPAWYVAACRANVKSGAIMSALSDTEIQREIGISNPLHRLKLRLAIQEMVSLTSPSAPPTSRTKSQSDEGSWAQTLAYGDMNHEWIGNEWLPSLGLPQYRSYFMECLVDARMLDHLTKKDLRVHLKMVDSFHRTSLQYGIMCLKKLNYDRKELERRRETSQHEMRDVLVWSNERVVRWVQSIGLRDYAGILHESGVHGALVALDDNFDYSSLALLLQIPNQNTQARQILEREYNNLLALGTERRLDECDDKDFRGPSWRRQFPPRDVHGISMMPGSAETLPAGFRLTATSGRSRRLPPDAGALPIQRLDSSTVRTYSC